In the Rhizobium sp. Pop5 genome, one interval contains:
- a CDS encoding ArdC family protein — protein sequence MNRQQSNQRSDIYSRITTKIIADLKQGVRPWTKPWTTGGWTAEVSRPLRHNGQPYTGINALLLWSEAIARGFASPRWMTFRQAIELGGAVRRGETGTTVVFASSFIRAETTETGAEIERDIPFLKTYTVFNTDQITGLDGLAHSIAPDQDWMSRIGAAGRFFANTGALIRHGGSAAYYAAARDYIQMPCFDAFRDDASYVAVLSHEMTHWTAAPRRLDRDLSRYAKDRSERAREELIAELGSCFLCADLGIVPELEPRPDHASYLDDWLKVLGSDKRAIFSAAAHAQRAVDYLHDLQPDLNEEEAA from the coding sequence ATGAACAGGCAGCAATCCAATCAACGATCCGATATCTACAGCCGCATCACCACCAAGATCATCGCCGATCTCAAACAGGGCGTCCGTCCATGGACCAAGCCATGGACGACGGGAGGCTGGACAGCCGAGGTCAGCCGGCCACTGCGCCACAATGGCCAACCCTACACCGGCATCAATGCTCTGCTCCTCTGGTCTGAAGCCATCGCCCGCGGCTTTGCATCACCAAGGTGGATGACGTTTCGCCAGGCAATCGAGCTCGGCGGCGCCGTCCGCAGGGGCGAAACCGGCACGACCGTCGTCTTCGCCAGCTCTTTCATCCGCGCCGAGACGACGGAGACAGGCGCCGAAATCGAACGCGACATCCCCTTCCTCAAAACCTACACCGTGTTCAACACCGACCAGATCACCGGCCTTGATGGCCTTGCCCATTCCATCGCGCCTGACCAGGATTGGATGAGCCGCATCGGTGCTGCCGGCCGCTTCTTTGCCAATACCGGCGCCCTGATCCGCCATGGAGGATCGGCGGCCTATTATGCTGCTGCCCGTGACTACATCCAGATGCCGTGCTTCGACGCCTTCCGGGACGATGCATCCTATGTCGCCGTTCTCAGTCACGAGATGACGCACTGGACCGCTGCACCGCGAAGGCTCGATCGGGATCTCAGCCGCTATGCGAAAGACAGGAGCGAACGCGCCCGCGAAGAGCTCATTGCCGAACTCGGCAGCTGCTTTCTCTGCGCCGATCTTGGTATCGTCCCCGAGCTCGAACCACGCCCCGACCATGCAAGCTATCTCGATGACTGGCTCAAGGTTCTCGGCAGCGACAAGCGTGCCATCTTTTCAGCGGCAGCTCATGCCCAGCGCGCGGTCGACTATCTGCATGACTTGCAGCCGGACCTCAACGAGGAGGAGGCGGCGTGA
- the tnpB gene encoding IS66 family insertion sequence element accessory protein TnpB (TnpB, as the term is used for proteins encoded by IS66 family insertion elements, is considered an accessory protein, since TnpC, encoded by a neighboring gene, is a DDE family transposase.), producing the protein MIPVPSGVKVWLATGHTDMRKGFPGLSLMVQEALKRDPMCGHLFVFRGRGGGLIKVIWHDGQGACLFTKKLERGRFIWPSAADGTVVITPAQLGYLLEGIDWRMPQKTWRPTSAG; encoded by the coding sequence ATGATTCCGGTTCCGAGTGGCGTGAAGGTCTGGCTGGCGACAGGCCACACCGATATGCGAAAAGGCTTCCCCGGTTTGTCGTTGATGGTGCAGGAGGCGCTGAAGCGCGACCCGATGTGTGGACACCTGTTCGTATTCCGCGGCCGCGGTGGCGGTCTGATCAAGGTGATCTGGCATGACGGCCAGGGCGCTTGCCTGTTCACGAAGAAGCTGGAGCGCGGCCGCTTCATCTGGCCATCAGCGGCCGATGGCACGGTGGTGATCACGCCTGCGCAGCTCGGTTATCTGCTGGAAGGTATCGACTGGCGGATGCCGCAAAAGACCTGGCGGCCGACGTCGGCCGGATAA
- a CDS encoding transposase, whose product MIEAVPERLEGAPRQFRRRWSDEFKERAVAEAMEPGASVSAIAHRLEIHPSQLFGWRRDARDGRRSARQDQATVSRTTSSGALAVIDVIIGDVVIRAGAGIDEAHLQRVIRAVRSA is encoded by the coding sequence ATGATCGAGGCCGTTCCGGAACGGCTTGAAGGTGCGCCGCGACAGTTTCGGCGGCGCTGGTCCGACGAATTCAAAGAACGGGCAGTGGCCGAGGCGATGGAGCCCGGCGCCAGTGTTTCGGCGATCGCACATCGCCTAGAGATACATCCCTCACAGCTATTTGGTTGGCGCCGTGATGCTCGTGACGGACGCCGATCTGCGCGGCAGGATCAGGCTACGGTATCGAGAACGACGTCAAGTGGTGCGCTTGCGGTGATCGACGTGATCATCGGCGACGTTGTGATCCGGGCTGGCGCTGGGATCGATGAAGCACACCTGCAACGGGTTATCCGAGCGGTGCGCTCGGCATGA
- the tnpB gene encoding IS66 family insertion sequence element accessory protein TnpB (TnpB, as the term is used for proteins encoded by IS66 family insertion elements, is considered an accessory protein, since TnpC, encoded by a neighboring gene, is a DDE family transposase.): MIPSNVKVFLASHPIDFRKGPDSLLSLVRDAGSDPFSGSLYVFRAKRADRIKIVWWDGSGVCLYAKRLEKAQFCWPRIGHSRVQLNHAQLLALVDGMDWKRVRFTPVKPPEIVG, encoded by the coding sequence ATGATCCCGTCGAACGTAAAGGTCTTTCTCGCGAGCCATCCAATAGACTTCCGCAAGGGGCCAGATAGCTTGCTATCGCTGGTTCGAGATGCCGGCAGCGATCCGTTCAGCGGATCTCTCTATGTCTTCCGGGCGAAGCGAGCGGACCGGATCAAGATTGTATGGTGGGATGGATCCGGGGTTTGCCTTTATGCCAAGCGGTTGGAAAAAGCGCAGTTCTGCTGGCCGCGCATTGGCCACAGCCGGGTCCAGCTCAACCATGCCCAGCTCTTGGCATTGGTCGATGGAATGGACTGGAAGCGGGTTCGCTTTACGCCCGTCAAACCGCCTGAGATTGTTGGGTAA
- a CDS encoding IS66 family transposase — translation MTRPEIELPDDVEALKAMVLAMAEKAARVDALEKQVDDLEARNADADERIERLTQILKAFDRARFGRRSEKLGASAIDDEQQAFVFEEIETGIAAIKAQVTKGSSNTDGKRAPRPRKGFAPHLERVEVVIEPEELPEHAGKQRILIGEDVSERLDVVAAKFRVIVTRRPKYAFKNEDGVIQAAAPPHIIEGGIPTEALLAQIAVSKYADGLPLYRQEAIYARDKVELDRKLMAQWMGKLGFELDILADYILNEIKKAERIFADETTLPTLAPGSGSAKTAWLWAYARDDRTFGGSGPPMVAYRFEDSRATECVARHLSGYHGILQVDGYGAYSKLVRKDGGNDGVVLAGCWSHSRRKFYELHVAKSSKVATETVERMAKLWEIEETVRGQSPEARVAARQKSSAVIVRDLFTLWQATLPRVSGKSKLAEALRYAISRRDIFERFLTDGRIEIDSNIVERAIRPQAITRKNSLFAGSDGGGRTWATIATLLQTAKMNTVDPQAWLTQTLERLANGWPSSEIDALMPWNYTA, via the coding sequence ATGACGCGACCCGAGATCGAGCTCCCGGATGATGTTGAGGCCCTAAAGGCCATGGTCCTTGCCATGGCCGAAAAGGCAGCCCGTGTCGATGCTTTGGAAAAGCAGGTCGATGACCTGGAGGCCCGCAATGCTGACGCCGACGAGCGTATCGAGAGGCTGACGCAGATCCTCAAGGCCTTCGATCGGGCTCGCTTCGGACGGCGCTCGGAAAAGCTCGGCGCATCGGCTATCGACGATGAGCAGCAAGCCTTTGTCTTCGAGGAGATCGAGACCGGCATAGCCGCGATTAAAGCCCAGGTCACGAAAGGCAGCTCGAATACGGATGGCAAACGCGCACCGCGGCCACGCAAGGGCTTTGCACCGCATCTTGAGCGCGTCGAGGTGGTGATTGAGCCGGAAGAGTTACCGGAACACGCGGGCAAGCAAAGAATCCTGATCGGAGAAGACGTCTCCGAACGGCTAGATGTCGTGGCGGCGAAGTTCCGTGTCATCGTCACGCGCCGTCCCAAATACGCTTTTAAGAACGAAGACGGCGTCATCCAGGCTGCGGCCCCGCCACACATCATTGAAGGCGGCATTCCAACAGAAGCACTTCTGGCGCAGATCGCCGTTTCCAAATATGCCGATGGTCTACCCCTCTATCGCCAGGAAGCGATCTACGCGCGGGACAAGGTCGAACTCGACCGCAAGCTCATGGCTCAATGGATGGGCAAGCTGGGGTTCGAGCTCGATATTCTTGCTGATTACATCCTGAACGAGATCAAGAAGGCAGAGCGGATCTTTGCCGACGAAACGACCTTGCCGACGCTTGCACCTGGATCCGGATCGGCAAAGACGGCGTGGCTATGGGCCTACGCGAGGGACGATCGGACCTTTGGAGGCAGCGGTCCGCCGATGGTGGCCTATCGCTTCGAGGACAGCCGAGCGACCGAATGCGTTGCGCGGCACCTCAGCGGCTATCACGGGATCCTGCAGGTCGATGGATACGGTGCCTACAGCAAACTGGTCCGCAAGGATGGAGGCAACGACGGCGTTGTCCTGGCTGGCTGCTGGTCACATAGCCGCCGGAAGTTCTATGAATTGCATGTTGCCAAGAGCTCGAAGGTCGCCACAGAGACGGTCGAGCGCATGGCAAAGCTTTGGGAGATCGAGGAAACCGTTCGAGGCCAAAGCCCTGAAGCTCGTGTCGCGGCGCGACAGAAGAGTTCGGCGGTGATCGTCCGTGACCTCTTCACACTTTGGCAGGCGACCCTTCCGCGGGTCTCGGGAAAATCCAAACTCGCCGAGGCTCTCCGGTATGCCATCTCGCGTCGAGACATCTTCGAGCGCTTTCTGACGGATGGGCGCATCGAGATTGACTCCAACATTGTTGAGCGGGCAATCAGGCCTCAAGCCATCACCAGAAAAAATAGCCTCTTCGCTGGTAGCGACGGCGGCGGCAGGACATGGGCGACGATCGCGACCCTGTTGCAAACGGCAAAAATGAATACCGTCGATCCTCAGGCTTGGCTGACCCAAACGCTTGAGCGTCTCGCAAACGGATGGCCCAGCAGCGAGATAGATGCCCTCATGCCATGGAACTACACGGCCTGA
- a CDS encoding MarR family transcriptional regulator produces MTSAIKTQWHNLAFSGLILHEILDHPLEDETPQARLKQIGMMTILYTMTQAHQKLTLSNIIEITELTRSGVKETVDLLVKRGMLVETMGKNAMGRGTARQFEISQDLLSKLSSFRVSQEAGLN; encoded by the coding sequence ATGACAAGCGCGATTAAAACTCAATGGCACAACCTTGCGTTTTCCGGCCTCATTCTCCATGAGATTCTTGACCATCCGCTGGAGGACGAGACGCCGCAGGCGCGGCTGAAGCAGATCGGCATGATGACGATCCTCTATACGATGACTCAGGCCCATCAGAAGCTAACCCTCTCTAATATAATTGAGATTACCGAGCTAACACGCAGCGGTGTGAAGGAGACGGTCGACCTTTTGGTAAAGCGGGGAATGCTGGTGGAGACGATGGGGAAGAACGCCATGGGCCGGGGGACGGCGCGGCAATTCGAGATCTCTCAGGACCTCCTGAGCAAGCTGAGCTCTTTCCGCGTCAGCCAGGAGGCGGGGTTAAACTGA
- a CDS encoding transglycosylase SLT domain-containing protein: protein MAAAFVDIAQTCAPMVQVETLAGIVSLESRFQPFAIRINSGPPLAAQPASKAEAIEVATSLIADHQDIQIGLGGIGIEQLQKLKLSVADAFDPCMNLKATATLLDGYYRAALRAGDPAQAERVMLQSYYGRDDPSIGAIVKYDEQVRQEAKQLSPTLASLTIGERGDQAGSGGQPQDEVIPALREPPLQPTQTVEAASWDVFSSGRQSSVLVFQNDRSELSE, encoded by the coding sequence ATGGCCGCGGCATTCGTTGACATTGCGCAAACCTGCGCGCCGATGGTTCAGGTTGAGACGCTTGCCGGCATTGTCAGCCTTGAGAGCCGGTTTCAGCCGTTTGCCATTCGCATCAACAGCGGTCCGCCGCTTGCCGCCCAACCCGCATCGAAGGCGGAGGCGATCGAGGTCGCCACGTCTCTGATCGCCGATCATCAGGATATCCAGATCGGCCTTGGCGGTATCGGGATCGAGCAGCTTCAGAAACTGAAGCTCTCTGTCGCCGACGCCTTCGATCCCTGCATGAACCTCAAGGCCACGGCTACGCTTCTCGACGGATACTACCGCGCCGCACTACGCGCGGGGGATCCGGCTCAGGCCGAAAGGGTGATGCTCCAGTCCTATTATGGCCGCGATGATCCATCCATCGGCGCCATAGTCAAATATGACGAGCAGGTACGCCAGGAAGCAAAGCAGTTATCGCCGACGCTTGCCTCGCTCACCATTGGCGAACGAGGTGACCAGGCCGGGTCTGGCGGGCAGCCACAGGATGAGGTGATACCAGCACTTCGCGAACCGCCTTTACAACCCACCCAAACCGTCGAGGCAGCATCCTGGGACGTGTTCAGCTCAGGGCGGCAATCCTCGGTTCTCGTTTTCCAGAATGATCGATCGGAGCTAAGCGAATGA
- a CDS encoding TrbC/VirB2 family protein, which translates to MISKTRLRLLAASTLMAAAIVICLVEPAFAQAAGIETVLQNIVDMLTGNIARLLAVIAVIIICIAWMFGYMDLRRAGFWIIGIGGIFGATELVNTIVGS; encoded by the coding sequence ATGATCTCCAAAACCAGACTTCGCCTCCTTGCCGCATCCACGCTCATGGCGGCCGCCATTGTCATCTGCCTGGTCGAGCCAGCCTTCGCCCAGGCCGCCGGCATCGAAACCGTGCTGCAGAATATCGTCGACATGCTGACCGGCAATATCGCCCGTCTGCTGGCCGTTATCGCCGTCATCATCATCTGCATCGCCTGGATGTTCGGTTACATGGACCTCAGGCGCGCCGGCTTCTGGATCATCGGGATCGGCGGGATTTTCGGCGCCACCGAGCTGGTCAACACCATCGTCGGCAGCTGA
- a CDS encoding type IV secretion system protein VirB3 codes for MTIIPSLEDDTLFLACTRPAMIAGVTMEAMGVNIMLTTILYITAGSIAYALVGIVFHVLFRALVKHDHNMFRILIAWVETRGRSRNVAYWGGATLSPLTLTRRYDERDLSFV; via the coding sequence ATGACGATCATTCCGAGCCTTGAAGACGATACGCTGTTTCTCGCCTGCACGCGCCCGGCAATGATCGCCGGCGTGACGATGGAGGCGATGGGCGTCAACATCATGCTGACGACCATCCTTTACATCACCGCGGGATCAATCGCCTACGCGCTGGTCGGGATCGTCTTCCATGTCCTGTTTCGCGCGCTCGTCAAGCACGACCACAATATGTTTCGGATCCTGATTGCGTGGGTCGAAACCCGTGGCCGCTCCCGCAACGTCGCCTATTGGGGCGGCGCCACGCTCTCGCCTCTGACGCTCACCCGGCGTTATGACGAAAGGGATCTCAGCTTTGTCTAA
- a CDS encoding VirB4 family type IV secretion/conjugal transfer ATPase produces the protein MSNIATLRSRELGPETFIPYVRHVDETTIALESRALMTMIALDGVSFETSDVRDLNGLHRSLNTLYRNIADERLALWTHVVRRRDNAYPEGRFANPFSNGLNARYRERMVREDLFRNDLYLTLVWHPGRDPAEKAARLLSRLSKARRSDTELDGQALKHLRDRVADVVAGLQRFEPRLLTLHEHDGILFSEPSEVLHQIVGGRREPIPLTEGRISSAIYSDRVIFGRETVEIRHEADSRYAGMFGFKEYPATTRSGMLDAVLTAPFELILTQSFAFASKADARTIMGRKQNQMVSAGDKAASQIAELGEAIDDLESNRFVLGEHHLALAVFAPSVKELTDHMAKARAYLTSGGAVVAREDLGLEAAWWAQLPGNFRYRARSGAITSRNFAALAPYHSYPAGKKDGNEWGPAVAMLKTASGSPFYFNFHHGDLGNTFVCGPSGTGKTVLLNFMLSQLEKHDPHMVFFDKDRGADLFVRAAGGTYLPLRNGVSTGCAPLKALEFTAENKVFLTGWIAKLVRSGSGELSITELRDIASAIDGVADLPVERRSIGALRTFLNNTDPEGIAARLRRWERGGPLGWVFDNEADGIGIGARFIGYDMTDFLDNEEIRTPLMAYLFYRIEQLIDGRRIIIVIDEFWKALQDEGFRDLAQNKLKTIRKQNGLMLFATQSPRDAIVSPIAHTIIEQCPTQIFLPNPRGDRADYVDGFKLTEREFELVSRELSVESRRFIVKQGHNSVVAELNLNGFDDELAILSGRAANVELADTIRSEIGEGPEDWLAVFHQKRRTA, from the coding sequence TTGTCTAACATTGCGACGCTCCGGTCGCGCGAGCTCGGGCCGGAGACCTTCATTCCTTATGTCAGGCATGTCGACGAGACAACCATTGCGCTCGAATCCCGAGCGTTGATGACGATGATCGCTCTCGACGGCGTTTCTTTCGAGACATCAGACGTCAGGGACCTCAACGGCCTGCACCGCAGCCTGAACACGCTCTATCGCAATATCGCCGACGAGCGGCTGGCGCTCTGGACGCATGTCGTGCGCCGCCGTGACAATGCCTATCCCGAGGGACGCTTCGCCAATCCGTTCTCCAACGGTTTGAACGCAAGATATCGCGAACGGATGGTGCGCGAAGACCTGTTTCGCAACGATCTCTACCTCACCCTTGTCTGGCATCCCGGCCGGGATCCTGCCGAAAAGGCGGCCAGGCTTCTCTCTCGACTCAGCAAGGCGCGCCGATCCGATACCGAGCTCGACGGGCAGGCTCTGAAGCATCTGCGTGACCGCGTGGCGGATGTCGTCGCCGGCCTGCAGCGCTTCGAGCCGCGGCTGCTCACCCTCCACGAACATGACGGGATCCTGTTCTCCGAGCCGAGCGAAGTTCTCCACCAGATCGTCGGTGGCCGGCGGGAACCGATCCCGTTGACGGAAGGACGAATTTCTTCGGCGATCTATTCCGACCGGGTCATTTTCGGGCGCGAAACCGTCGAGATCCGTCACGAGGCCGACAGCCGCTATGCCGGAATGTTCGGCTTCAAGGAATATCCGGCGACGACGCGCAGCGGCATGCTCGACGCAGTCCTGACCGCACCTTTCGAGCTCATCCTGACGCAGTCCTTCGCCTTCGCCTCGAAGGCCGATGCCCGAACGATCATGGGCCGCAAGCAGAATCAGATGGTCAGCGCCGGCGACAAGGCGGCCTCGCAGATCGCCGAACTCGGCGAGGCGATCGACGATCTTGAATCCAATCGCTTCGTTCTCGGGGAACATCACCTTGCGCTTGCCGTCTTCGCGCCCTCGGTCAAGGAACTGACCGATCACATGGCGAAGGCGCGCGCCTACCTCACCAGTGGCGGCGCGGTTGTCGCCCGCGAGGATCTCGGGCTCGAGGCTGCCTGGTGGGCGCAATTACCGGGCAATTTCCGCTATCGGGCGCGCTCGGGAGCGATCACCTCCCGTAACTTCGCAGCCCTGGCGCCCTATCATTCCTATCCGGCGGGCAAGAAGGACGGCAACGAGTGGGGACCGGCGGTCGCCATGCTCAAGACCGCGTCTGGCTCACCCTTCTATTTTAACTTTCACCACGGCGACCTCGGCAACACTTTCGTCTGCGGCCCGTCGGGTACGGGCAAGACGGTGCTGTTGAACTTCATGCTGTCGCAGCTCGAAAAGCACGATCCGCATATGGTCTTCTTCGACAAGGACCGCGGCGCGGATCTCTTCGTCCGTGCAGCCGGCGGTACTTATCTACCGCTGAGGAATGGTGTCTCCACCGGCTGCGCGCCGTTGAAAGCACTGGAATTCACGGCGGAAAACAAAGTATTCCTCACCGGTTGGATCGCCAAGCTGGTCCGATCCGGATCTGGCGAACTATCGATCACCGAGTTGCGCGACATCGCCTCGGCGATCGACGGGGTGGCGGACTTGCCGGTGGAGCGTCGCTCCATCGGCGCCCTGCGCACCTTCCTCAATAACACCGATCCCGAGGGCATTGCCGCACGTCTGCGACGCTGGGAGAGGGGCGGGCCGCTTGGTTGGGTCTTCGACAACGAAGCCGACGGTATCGGCATCGGCGCCAGGTTCATCGGCTACGACATGACCGATTTCCTCGACAACGAGGAGATCCGCACACCGTTGATGGCTTACCTGTTCTATCGCATCGAGCAGCTGATCGACGGGCGTCGCATCATCATCGTCATCGACGAGTTCTGGAAGGCGCTACAGGACGAAGGCTTTCGCGATCTCGCCCAGAACAAGCTCAAGACGATCCGCAAGCAGAACGGTCTCATGCTGTTTGCGACCCAGAGCCCGCGCGACGCCATTGTCTCGCCGATCGCCCACACGATCATTGAGCAGTGCCCGACACAGATCTTCCTCCCGAACCCACGCGGCGACCGGGCCGACTATGTCGACGGATTCAAGCTGACCGAGCGCGAATTCGAGCTCGTCTCGCGCGAGCTGTCCGTCGAGAGCCGCCGGTTCATCGTCAAACAAGGGCACAACAGTGTTGTCGCCGAACTGAACCTCAACGGTTTCGACGACGAGCTCGCCATCCTCTCCGGCCGGGCGGCCAATGTGGAACTGGCCGACACGATCCGATCTGAGATCGGCGAGGGACCGGAGGACTGGCTTGCCGTGTTTCACCAGAAAAGGAGGACAGCATGA
- the virB5 gene encoding P-type DNA transfer protein VirB5: MIHTGRLRPLLASAAFVASAVLTYAQGIPVIDQTSIAKQIESITQLKSQLDTLNQQLQQAQQLYGSLNKITNMADVANLLNDPSIRKALPQDFNAIEGLFKGSGSGVFGSSASKFLQDNSSYRTDADDFYAQELSRIQNQNAGQMSLGQQIYDAATKRIDGIDELRQKISSAADAKDIADLQARLQAETAFLQTDVLRMQGLQMVQQAQVQVDDQRKAEDWRKRMDTMGAALK; this comes from the coding sequence ATGATCCATACAGGCAGATTGAGGCCGTTGCTTGCATCGGCCGCCTTTGTGGCTTCAGCGGTGCTGACCTATGCCCAGGGTATCCCGGTCATCGATCAGACCTCGATCGCCAAGCAGATTGAGAGCATCACGCAGCTCAAGTCCCAGCTCGACACCTTGAACCAGCAGCTGCAGCAGGCCCAACAGCTCTACGGATCGCTGAACAAGATCACCAACATGGCTGATGTCGCCAACCTGCTGAACGATCCGTCGATCCGCAAGGCGCTGCCGCAGGATTTCAACGCGATCGAGGGGCTGTTCAAAGGGTCTGGCAGCGGCGTCTTCGGCAGTTCCGCCTCGAAATTCCTTCAGGACAACTCCAGCTATCGCACCGATGCCGATGATTTCTATGCGCAGGAACTGTCGCGCATCCAGAACCAGAACGCCGGCCAGATGAGCCTCGGCCAGCAGATCTACGATGCGGCGACCAAGCGCATCGACGGCATCGATGAGCTTCGCCAGAAAATCTCAAGTGCTGCCGACGCCAAGGACATCGCCGATCTGCAGGCCCGCCTCCAGGCCGAAACCGCCTTCTTGCAAACCGACGTCTTGCGCATGCAGGGCCTGCAGATGGTCCAGCAGGCCCAGGTGCAGGTCGATGACCAACGGAAGGCCGAGGACTGGCGCAAGCGCATGGACACGATGGGAGCGGCGCTCAAATGA
- a CDS encoding EexN family lipoprotein, whose product MKWLLFSAAMLFLAACSPQAEKIYTVDEFMADDALLAKIIGECRNNPGELRDTPNCRNAEAADGKLRLERMGKSLGG is encoded by the coding sequence ATGAAGTGGCTTCTTTTTAGCGCGGCAATGCTTTTTCTGGCGGCCTGCTCCCCGCAGGCGGAGAAGATTTACACGGTCGATGAGTTCATGGCGGACGATGCTCTGCTCGCGAAAATCATCGGCGAATGCCGTAACAATCCCGGAGAACTCCGTGATACGCCCAATTGCCGCAACGCCGAGGCGGCCGACGGCAAGCTGCGGCTGGAGCGGATGGGCAAATCGTTGGGAGGCTGA
- a CDS encoding IS110 family transposase yields the protein MEENSVTFIGLDTSKLKISVAVADGERNGEVRFFGDISSEPASVASMVNKLSKRGAKLHFCYEAGPTGYGLYRQIVELGHDCVVVAPSLVPKRVGDRVKTNRRDAVSLARLHRAGELTAVWVPDEAHEAIRDLVRAREAANGALKQARQQLQSFLLRHGRIYTGRTPWTRAHTRWLARQTFDHPAHHILLAEYCQAIEDAGVRLDRLTELVVETAASWSMAPVVAAYQSMRGVAFMTAVTFVVEIGDVRRFDNPRQLMAYLGLVPSESSTGARIKRGGITKAGNARVRRVLIEGAWTYRFPARVSPKIQTRLEGLPRTVREIAWKGQVRLCARYRKLMAAGKPKVITVTAIAREMAAFLWAIGQEVAPTAKG from the coding sequence ATGGAAGAGAATAGCGTAACTTTCATCGGCTTGGATACGTCGAAGCTGAAGATTTCAGTGGCGGTTGCGGATGGAGAGCGCAACGGCGAGGTGCGGTTTTTCGGCGACATCTCCTCGGAGCCGGCGTCGGTGGCATCGATGGTCAACAAGCTTTCCAAGCGTGGAGCCAAGCTTCATTTCTGCTATGAGGCAGGTCCGACCGGTTACGGTCTTTACCGGCAGATTGTCGAACTGGGGCATGACTGCGTGGTGGTGGCGCCGTCGCTGGTGCCCAAGCGAGTGGGCGACCGGGTGAAGACCAACCGCCGGGATGCCGTCAGCCTGGCGCGCCTGCACCGCGCGGGCGAGTTGACCGCGGTCTGGGTTCCGGATGAAGCTCATGAGGCGATCCGCGACCTGGTGCGGGCGCGCGAGGCTGCCAACGGCGCGTTGAAGCAGGCACGCCAGCAACTCCAGTCTTTTCTCCTGCGCCACGGCCGGATTTATACCGGTCGCACCCCATGGACGCGCGCCCATACAAGATGGCTGGCACGCCAGACCTTCGATCACCCCGCCCACCACATCCTGTTGGCGGAATATTGCCAAGCCATCGAAGATGCCGGCGTACGCCTGGACCGGCTGACCGAGTTGGTGGTGGAGACTGCAGCATCCTGGTCGATGGCCCCGGTTGTGGCCGCCTACCAATCGATGCGCGGCGTTGCATTCATGACGGCGGTTACCTTTGTCGTCGAAATCGGCGATGTCAGGCGCTTTGACAATCCTCGTCAGCTGATGGCCTATCTCGGTCTCGTGCCATCGGAGAGCTCAACCGGCGCACGGATCAAGCGGGGCGGGATCACCAAGGCGGGCAACGCAAGGGTGCGTCGGGTCCTCATCGAAGGCGCCTGGACGTATCGCTTCCCCGCACGTGTAAGTCCGAAGATCCAGACCCGGCTAGAGGGATTACCGAGGACAGTTCGAGAGATTGCCTGGAAAGGCCAAGTGAGGCTTTGCGCGCGGTATCGCAAGCTGATGGCGGCAGGCAAGCCGAAGGTCATCACAGTCACTGCCATTGCTCGGGAAATGGCAGCATTCCTGTGGGCGATCGGGCAGGAGGTCGCACCCACGGCAAAAGGCTAG